A genomic region of Terriglobia bacterium contains the following coding sequences:
- the gmd gene encoding GDP-mannose 4,6-dehydratase encodes MKKALITGITGQDGSYLTELLLAKGYEVHGIIRRASTFNTDRIDHIYRDPHDAGTRLFLHYGDLSDGTGLRRVLEKVQPEEVYNLGAQSHVKVSFEAPLYTGDVVGLGTLRLLEALRDHMGGNGRQVRIYQAGSSEMFGAAPPPQSERTPFYPRSPYAVSKVAGHWYGVNYREAYGMFVANGILFNHESPRRGETFVTRKITRALGRIKMGLQGKLYLGNLDARRDWGFAGDYVDAMWRMLQQDRPDDYVVATGEAHSVREYFEEACACLGLPPEGLVEVDPRYFRPTEVDHLLGDPGKALEKLGWAPKVGFKELVRMMAEHDLELARQEKTLKDAGHRFVARGERGE; translated from the coding sequence ATGAAGAAAGCGCTGATCACGGGGATCACGGGCCAGGACGGGTCGTACCTCACCGAGCTCCTGCTCGCGAAGGGGTACGAGGTGCACGGCATCATCCGGCGGGCGAGCACGTTCAACACCGACCGGATCGATCACATCTACCGCGACCCGCACGACGCCGGAACCCGACTCTTCCTGCACTACGGCGACCTGTCGGACGGGACCGGCCTCAGGCGGGTCCTCGAGAAGGTCCAGCCGGAGGAGGTGTACAACCTGGGGGCGCAGTCCCACGTCAAGGTCAGCTTCGAGGCGCCGCTGTACACGGGGGACGTCGTCGGGCTCGGGACGCTCCGTCTCCTCGAGGCCCTGCGCGACCACATGGGAGGGAACGGCCGGCAGGTCCGGATCTACCAGGCGGGCTCGTCGGAGATGTTCGGCGCCGCCCCTCCGCCGCAGAGCGAGAGGACTCCCTTCTATCCGCGCAGCCCGTACGCGGTCAGCAAGGTGGCCGGGCACTGGTACGGCGTCAACTACCGGGAGGCGTACGGGATGTTCGTCGCCAACGGCATCCTGTTCAACCACGAGTCGCCGCGGCGCGGCGAGACGTTCGTCACCCGCAAGATCACCCGCGCTCTCGGGCGGATCAAGATGGGGCTCCAGGGAAAGCTGTACCTCGGCAACCTCGACGCGAGGCGCGACTGGGGATTCGCCGGGGACTACGTCGACGCGATGTGGCGGATGCTCCAGCAGGACCGGCCGGACGACTACGTGGTGGCCACCGGGGAGGCGCACTCGGTCAGGGAGTACTTCGAGGAGGCGTGCGCCTGCCTCGGCCTCCCGCCCGAGGGGCTGGTCGAGGTGGATCCACGCTACTTCCGGCCGACCGAGGTGGACCACCTGCTCGGGGATCCGGGGAAGGCGCTGGAGAAGCTGGGCTGGGCGCCGAAGGTGGGCTTCAAGGAGCTGGTCCGGATGATGGCCGAGCACGATCTCGAGCTGGCCCGCCAGGAGAAGACCCTCAAGGACGCCGGCCACCGATTCGTGGCGAGGGGCGAGCGCGGTGAATGA
- a CDS encoding tetratricopeptide repeat protein produces MPILSSEIHFRKGLAALSEGNPAEAVEQFRQAIVIERQRSVSRPQMRYVSFYGLALARANGATAEAVQTCERAAKLDFCNPDLLLNLGQVYLLAGKTTRALMAFERGLRLAPEHGRLRAALAEVDRRGTPPLPFLRRSHAMNRWLGKLRRATLSRIPLKPPPRRTVTPS; encoded by the coding sequence ATGCCTATTCTCTCCTCCGAAATTCACTTCAGAAAAGGGCTCGCCGCCCTCTCCGAAGGAAACCCGGCCGAGGCGGTGGAGCAGTTCAGGCAGGCGATCGTCATCGAGCGCCAGCGCAGCGTGTCCCGTCCGCAGATGCGGTACGTGTCGTTCTACGGGCTCGCGTTGGCGAGGGCGAACGGCGCGACCGCGGAGGCGGTCCAGACGTGCGAGCGCGCCGCGAAGCTCGATTTCTGCAACCCCGACCTCCTTCTCAACCTCGGGCAGGTCTACCTCCTGGCGGGGAAGACGACGCGCGCCCTGATGGCGTTCGAGCGCGGGCTCAGGCTCGCGCCCGAGCACGGGCGTCTTCGCGCCGCCTTGGCCGAGGTCGATCGCCGCGGCACGCCCCCCCTCCCGTTCCTTCGAAGGTCTCATGCGATGAACCGCTGGCTCGGCAAGCTGCGGCGAGCGACGCTGAGCCGGATCCCGCTCAAGCCGCCTCCCCGCCGCACGGTCACTCCCTCCTGA
- a CDS encoding HEAT repeat domain-containing protein — MNSRRVIGIVGLTLLAAACRGRVDRRVARVLDWEREPTASNVARIEESLADEDGSVRASALAALVRLGVPGTSERARPALGDPDPAVRAAAAECLLDLRATEAVPDLVRVAVTDPDWRSRRVAVQAVGELGTDDSARAVLPALGDPASQVRLAAVQAIARLGPAGALEALARLAGEDASWAVRAAAVDAIGRAAVGEAYAPLDAASRDPNEFVRAAAASALRELRRRGVPQPEEATPRDASKVPGSAPVSRPPAARPTGPGAGGPG, encoded by the coding sequence TTGAACAGTCGAAGGGTTATTGGGATCGTCGGCCTCACGCTTCTCGCCGCCGCGTGCCGCGGTCGGGTCGACCGGCGCGTCGCGCGGGTCCTCGACTGGGAGCGCGAGCCGACCGCCTCGAACGTGGCGAGGATCGAGGAGAGCCTCGCCGACGAGGACGGGTCGGTTCGCGCGAGCGCCCTCGCGGCATTGGTGAGGCTCGGAGTTCCCGGTACCAGTGAGCGCGCTCGCCCGGCGCTCGGCGATCCGGACCCCGCCGTTCGCGCCGCGGCGGCGGAGTGCCTACTCGATCTCCGGGCCACCGAGGCCGTGCCCGACCTCGTCCGGGTCGCGGTCACGGATCCCGACTGGCGCTCGAGACGGGTGGCCGTCCAGGCCGTCGGAGAGCTCGGAACCGACGACAGCGCTCGTGCCGTTCTTCCCGCGCTCGGCGATCCCGCATCCCAGGTCCGGCTCGCTGCGGTCCAGGCCATCGCGCGCCTCGGCCCCGCCGGCGCGCTCGAAGCGCTCGCCCGGCTCGCCGGGGAGGACGCGTCGTGGGCGGTCCGCGCCGCCGCGGTGGATGCCATCGGGCGCGCGGCGGTGGGCGAGGCGTACGCGCCGCTCGACGCGGCCTCGCGGGATCCGAACGAGTTCGTCCGTGCGGCCGCCGCCTCCGCGCTGCGCGAGTTGCGGCGCCGCGGGGTTCCGCAGCCGGAGGAGGCGACGCCGCGGGACGCTTCGAAGGTTCCGGGGTCCGCCCCGGTCTCGAGGCCGCCGGCGGCGAGGCCGACCGGGCCGGGCGCTGGCGGGCCGGGGTGA
- the pyrE gene encoding orotate phosphoribosyltransferase — protein MASERERLKELLKKHSLLFGDFTLASGRKSRYYFDSKKTTLLPEGAYLAAREILRTLREHGIHADAIGGLTLGADPIVCPVAALSFVEGPEMRAFIVRKEAKDHGTGRRIEGDVPAGSRVVIVDDVVTTAGSTLRAIEAAQEAGLTVVAVVCLVDREEGGTEKLSSWPFYPLFRRSEIFEGPEGA, from the coding sequence ATGGCGAGCGAGCGCGAGCGACTGAAAGAACTCCTCAAGAAGCACTCCCTCCTGTTCGGCGACTTCACGCTGGCCTCCGGCCGGAAGAGCCGCTACTACTTCGACTCGAAGAAGACCACCCTGCTTCCGGAGGGGGCGTACCTCGCCGCGCGGGAGATCCTGAGAACGCTGAGGGAGCACGGAATCCACGCCGACGCCATCGGGGGGCTCACCCTCGGCGCCGACCCGATCGTCTGCCCCGTCGCCGCGCTGAGCTTCGTCGAGGGACCGGAGATGCGGGCGTTCATCGTGCGCAAGGAGGCGAAGGACCACGGCACCGGGCGCCGCATCGAGGGAGACGTGCCCGCGGGCTCGAGGGTCGTGATCGTGGACGACGTGGTCACCACCGCGGGCTCGACGCTCAGGGCGATCGAGGCGGCTCAGGAGGCCGGTCTCACGGTCGTCGCGGTGGTCTGCCTCGTCGATCGCGAGGAGGGCGGCACCGAGAAGCTCTCGTCCTGGCCGTTCTACCCGCTGTTCCGCCGGTCGGAGATCTTCGAAGGCCCGGAGGGCGCTTGA
- a CDS encoding hydroxymethylpyrimidine/phosphomethylpyrimidine kinase encodes MSVDPVVLTVHAVDTLGEEGVTADAAALTELHCRPVQVVTSILVASQERVGALEGLSLSLVAEQFESLAERARPRAARIGILRDALQVELVATLLRECGVASVVVAPIVRIGGARILDDATIEAMRRLLFPLAAVVLVRAGDLPVMAGERGRELEGIKRGAAALRAQGARAALVAGAAWGDRVLDVLDDGGPVAVFDASRILAPRVAGAGGVHAAALAGYLARGESLRRAVDASQRYVALRLQRAR; translated from the coding sequence TTGAGCGTCGATCCGGTCGTCCTCACGGTCCACGCCGTGGACACGCTCGGGGAGGAGGGGGTGACCGCGGACGCGGCCGCTCTCACCGAGCTGCACTGCCGCCCGGTGCAAGTCGTGACGTCGATTCTGGTCGCGTCGCAGGAGCGCGTCGGCGCGCTCGAGGGGCTGTCGCTGTCGCTCGTCGCGGAGCAGTTCGAGTCCCTGGCGGAGAGAGCGCGGCCCAGGGCGGCGCGCATCGGGATCCTGCGCGACGCGCTCCAGGTGGAGCTGGTCGCGACGCTCCTCAGGGAGTGCGGCGTCGCGTCGGTCGTCGTCGCCCCCATCGTCCGCATCGGCGGCGCGAGGATCCTCGACGACGCGACGATCGAGGCGATGCGACGCCTCCTGTTCCCTCTGGCCGCCGTGGTCCTGGTTCGGGCGGGCGATCTCCCCGTGATGGCGGGGGAGCGGGGGCGCGAACTCGAGGGGATCAAGCGCGGAGCGGCGGCGCTCCGCGCTCAGGGCGCGAGGGCGGCGCTGGTGGCGGGTGCCGCCTGGGGCGATCGCGTGCTCGACGTCCTCGACGACGGAGGACCCGTCGCGGTGTTCGATGCATCGCGGATCCTCGCCCCGCGGGTGGCGGGCGCCGGCGGGGTGCACGCCGCCGCGCTCGCAGGGTACCTGGCACGGGGTGAGTCGCTGAGGCGCGCCGTGGATGCGTCTCAGCGTTACGTCGCGCTCCGGCTCCAGCGTGCCCGCTGA
- a CDS encoding carboxypeptidase-like regulatory domain-containing protein yields the protein MRNSTVTRWIAAALVVALQLALAPAFAGGAPATLAGTVVAAASRAPVAGARVHVGDKRTGRIVISEATGADGAFAVGGLAPAAYDLAVESAGGLYVVSSPLPLAPGERRSVQLAVSSPPAQGGEKSKPPQKRSLSKVWNNPLAATLIVVGAAVIIGVIVGNATSETPTSPSAP from the coding sequence ATGCGCAACAGCACGGTCACCCGTTGGATCGCCGCGGCGCTCGTCGTCGCACTCCAGCTCGCGCTCGCCCCGGCGTTCGCCGGGGGCGCTCCCGCGACGCTGGCCGGAACGGTCGTCGCCGCCGCTTCCCGAGCGCCCGTCGCCGGCGCCCGCGTGCACGTCGGGGACAAGAGGACCGGGAGGATCGTCATCTCCGAGGCGACCGGGGCGGACGGCGCGTTCGCGGTCGGCGGCCTCGCGCCGGCGGCGTACGATCTCGCGGTCGAGTCGGCCGGCGGCCTCTACGTCGTGAGCTCGCCGCTGCCCCTCGCGCCGGGCGAGCGCCGATCGGTTCAGCTCGCGGTCTCCTCCCCGCCGGCGCAAGGCGGCGAAAAGAGCAAGCCGCCGCAGAAGAGGTCGCTCTCGAAGGTCTGGAACAACCCGCTCGCCGCGACGCTGATCGTGGTGGGCGCGGCGGTGATCATCGGGGTGATCGTCGGCAACGCGACGAGCGAGACGCCGACGAGCCCGTCGGCTCCGTGA
- a CDS encoding GDP-L-fucose synthase has protein sequence MNEAARIYVAGHTGLVGSAIVRRLRGAGYRDVVTRELDELDLTRQEPSERFFAEVRPEYVFLAAARVGGILANDSYPADFIRDNLLIQTHVIDAAWRSGASKLLFLGSSCIYPKLAPQPLREDALLTGPLEPTNDAYALAKIAGIKMCQSYRRQHGFRSICLMPTNLYGPGDNFHPEHSHVLPALIRKFHAAKVADAPSVAVWGTGTPRREFLHVDDLADAALFLMDRYDGSEIVNVGCGTDQTIADLAATVRDVVGYRGEIVYDASRPDGTPRKLLDVSRLAALGWRPHIPLREGLESTYRWYVEHVASIAPA, from the coding sequence GTGAATGAGGCGGCGAGGATCTACGTCGCGGGACACACGGGACTCGTGGGCTCCGCCATCGTGCGGCGGCTCCGCGGCGCCGGGTACCGCGACGTCGTCACCCGGGAGCTCGACGAGCTGGACCTGACGCGGCAGGAGCCGAGCGAGCGGTTCTTCGCGGAGGTCCGTCCGGAGTACGTGTTCCTCGCGGCCGCGCGGGTCGGCGGAATCCTGGCGAACGACAGCTACCCGGCGGATTTCATCCGGGACAACCTCCTGATCCAGACCCACGTCATCGACGCCGCGTGGCGCAGCGGCGCGTCGAAGCTCCTGTTCCTCGGCTCTTCGTGCATCTACCCCAAGCTCGCGCCCCAGCCCCTTCGGGAGGACGCGCTGCTCACCGGGCCGCTCGAGCCCACCAACGACGCCTACGCGCTCGCGAAGATCGCCGGGATCAAGATGTGCCAGTCCTACCGGCGCCAGCACGGCTTCCGGTCGATCTGCCTGATGCCGACGAACCTCTACGGCCCCGGCGACAACTTCCACCCGGAGCACTCGCACGTGCTCCCGGCGCTGATCCGGAAGTTCCACGCGGCGAAGGTCGCCGATGCGCCGAGCGTGGCCGTCTGGGGGACGGGAACGCCGCGGAGGGAGTTCCTCCACGTGGACGACCTCGCCGACGCCGCGCTGTTCCTGATGGACCGTTACGACGGCTCCGAGATCGTCAACGTCGGGTGCGGGACGGACCAGACCATCGCCGATCTGGCGGCGACGGTCCGCGACGTCGTGGGCTACCGCGGCGAGATCGTGTACGACGCGTCGAGGCCGGACGGCACTCCCCGGAAGCTGCTCGACGTGTCGAGGCTCGCAGCGCTCGGCTGGCGGCCGCACATCCCGCTGCGCGAGGGGCTCGAATCGACCTACCGCTGGTACGTGGAGCACGTCGCGAGCATCGCGCCGGCGTAA